A portion of the Armatimonadota bacterium genome contains these proteins:
- a CDS encoding DedA family protein, whose product MKAILGPVVAWIIAVISAGGAWGIVGLMAIESACIPLPSEVIMPFAGYLVSQGKMGFHQAAWAGALGCAAGSALAYWVGAVGGRPMIKRYGKYILMRMRDLDRADAFFTRHGDAAIFWSRLLPVVRTFISLPAGISRMPFGKFIIYSFVGSLPWCYFLAWIGLVLGRNSKDFAAVHDRIAGYFHGADVVIGVVLLAMFGVFVWHHLKPDPEESAS is encoded by the coding sequence TTGAAGGCTATTCTGGGGCCGGTGGTTGCATGGATCATCGCGGTTATCAGCGCCGGCGGCGCCTGGGGCATCGTAGGGCTGATGGCCATTGAGAGCGCCTGCATCCCGTTGCCCAGCGAAGTGATCATGCCTTTTGCGGGCTACCTGGTCTCGCAGGGGAAGATGGGCTTCCACCAGGCCGCCTGGGCCGGAGCGCTGGGCTGCGCGGCGGGTTCCGCGCTGGCTTACTGGGTTGGCGCTGTCGGTGGCCGGCCGATGATCAAGCGCTACGGAAAGTACATCCTGATGCGCATGCGGGACCTTGACCGCGCGGATGCCTTCTTTACCCGCCACGGGGATGCGGCCATCTTCTGGAGCCGCTTGTTGCCGGTCGTTCGCACATTCATCTCGCTTCCCGCCGGCATTTCACGCATGCCTTTCGGCAAGTTCATCATCTACTCATTTGTCGGGTCATTGCCGTGGTGCTATTTCCTCGCATGGATCGGCCTCGTTCTGGGCCGCAACTCGAAGGATTTCGCCGCTGTGCACGATCGCATTGCGGGTTATTTCCACGGCGCGGACGTCGTCATCGGCGTTGTGCTGCTGGCGATGTTCGGTGTCTTCGTCTGGCACCACCTGAAGCCCGATCCGGAGGAATCGGCCTCCTAG
- a CDS encoding TIGR03790 family protein, with the protein MRLTLALLALVLVAAKSPAGENPATVVVIYRTNCDDYDKDGTGDSEQIARYYAARRGIPSDHLLGVKVELPGGANPFDKYLRWTWESYRSALVKPLRAKLNALGRTRIQYIVTTFGLPLRVQVPTGKTDMSADVALAQPFRISEDGLHSGRYYDLQPDGRYGAQHFEAFRARHAASDPPDDIGYIVSRIDGVSVAACKSLIDGAIYADTYKLDGFAYVDNRYGVHSDAELRAWQSGGHYFALADIDKGVESTRSYFQAAKLKVRQQPDDESIGDSKAGLRYTDGSPADVAPRALAYAGWYNYGRYNAVWDWLPGSVAIDFDSASLYAHNLFMGSFDGMALFNGASGAVGCFAEPYANGHPQPDVFFAYYTRGYTFGESAWLSMPQHPFVDFAIGDPLMNPYGRGRSRDNAISLPSVTVSTGHDGLHVSIVMTGKAEIARARMVVADARNDKLLAPPTYHDGRYQREFGLTAPRPRSDHAWIGVVVTDPAGNTARVWTEWKA; encoded by the coding sequence ATGAGGCTTACACTTGCTCTGCTTGCCCTCGTGCTGGTCGCAGCGAAGTCCCCGGCGGGCGAAAATCCCGCTACGGTGGTGGTCATCTATAGGACCAATTGCGACGACTATGACAAGGACGGGACCGGCGACTCGGAACAGATCGCCAGATACTACGCGGCGCGCCGCGGCATCCCGTCGGACCACTTGCTGGGGGTGAAGGTTGAGCTTCCGGGCGGCGCCAACCCGTTCGACAAATATCTCCGCTGGACGTGGGAGTCCTACCGATCCGCGCTTGTGAAGCCGTTGCGCGCGAAACTGAACGCCCTCGGACGCACCCGCATCCAGTATATCGTCACCACATTTGGGTTGCCGTTGCGGGTCCAGGTTCCTACCGGCAAGACGGACATGTCCGCGGATGTCGCCCTTGCGCAGCCATTCCGCATTTCGGAAGACGGGCTCCACAGCGGGCGATATTACGATCTGCAGCCCGATGGAAGGTACGGCGCCCAGCACTTTGAGGCGTTTCGCGCCCGGCACGCCGCATCTGATCCGCCGGACGATATCGGCTATATCGTCTCGCGCATTGATGGCGTGAGCGTGGCGGCCTGCAAATCGCTGATCGACGGCGCCATCTACGCCGACACGTACAAGCTGGATGGCTTTGCCTACGTGGACAATCGATACGGGGTTCACTCCGACGCTGAACTCCGGGCATGGCAGTCCGGCGGGCACTATTTCGCCCTTGCCGACATCGATAAGGGCGTGGAGTCCACGCGGTCCTACTTCCAGGCGGCCAAACTGAAGGTGCGCCAGCAGCCCGACGATGAATCGATCGGCGACAGCAAGGCTGGGCTCAGATACACCGATGGCTCGCCCGCGGACGTCGCGCCGAGGGCGCTTGCCTACGCGGGCTGGTACAATTACGGACGCTACAACGCGGTGTGGGACTGGCTGCCCGGATCGGTGGCTATCGACTTCGACTCGGCGAGCCTCTACGCCCACAACCTCTTCATGGGGAGTTTCGACGGGATGGCCCTCTTCAACGGGGCAAGCGGCGCCGTCGGCTGCTTTGCCGAACCATACGCCAACGGGCACCCGCAACCGGACGTATTCTTCGCGTACTACACCCGCGGCTACACGTTTGGAGAGTCCGCCTGGCTCAGTATGCCGCAGCATCCGTTCGTGGACTTCGCCATCGGCGACCCTCTCATGAACCCATATGGCCGGGGCAGGAGTCGCGATAACGCGATCTCGCTGCCATCTGTCACCGTTAGCACGGGCCACGACGGTTTGCACGTGAGCATCGTGATGACGGGAAAGGCCGAGATTGCGCGTGCCCGAATGGTCGTGGCGGACGCAAGAAACGACAAACTGTTAGCGCCGCCCACGTACCATGACGGTCGCTATCAGCGCGAGTTCGGATTGACCGCACCCCGGCCCCGGTCGGATCACGCCTGGATCGGTGTGGTCGTTACGGATCCGGCCGGCAACACGGCCCGCGTCTGGACGGAGTGGAAGGCTTGA